The sequence below is a genomic window from Mycobacterium heidelbergense.
CAGTCGCTGTCGATGACGCCGCTGATGAACCAGCGGATTCCCGGCCCCGAGCTGCAGTTCGAGGAGCGGTGGCTGCCGCCGACGCACGTCGAGGCGCCGGACGCGCCCACCAGGGACATGTCGATCACCGTGGGGTGGAACACCGCGCAGGCGGCCGGCATCACGCGCGAGGAGATGGACGCCTGGGCGGCCCGGTCGCATCAGCGCGCGATCGCGGCCATCGACGCGGGCAAGTTCCTCGACGAGATCGTCCCGCTCAAGATCACCCGGCCCGACGGCACGGTGACCGAGTTCTCGGTCGACGAGCATCCCCGCCGCGACACCATCGTCGAGAAACTCGCCGCGCTCAAGGCGCTGCACCCCGAGATCGAGGGCTTCTCGATCACGGCCGGCAACAGCAGTGGCACCAACGACGCCGCCGCGGCCGTCGCGCTCGTCGACCGCGGCTACGCCGACGCCGAGAAGCTCGACGTGCTGGCCACGGTCAAGGCGTGGGCCGCTGTGGGTGTGGCGCCCAGGGACACCGGCCTGGGTGCCGTCAAGGTGATCGGGAAGGTGCTGCAGCGGGCCGGGCTGTCGGTGGACGACGTGGCGCTGTGGGAGATCAACGAGGCGTTCGCCTCCGTGCCCATCGCGGCGTGCCGGAAGTACGGCATCGACGAGGACAAGGTGAATTTCTTCGGCAGCGGCTGCAGCCTCGGGCACCCCATCGCGGCCTCGGGCGCTCGCATGGTCACCACGCTGACCTACGAGCTGGCTCGCCGCGGCGGCGGCATCGGCGTGGCGGCCATGTGTGCGGGCGGCGGCCAGGGCGGCGCCGTCGTCATCGAGGTCTGAGCGGCGATCGCGAGGTCAGCGGCTGATCGCCGCCAGCCGGTTCAGCAGAGGGTCGCCGCCATCAGGTCGAGCGGTTAGTTGCAGAACGTGTAGCCGATGAATTGGGCGTCGCGGTCGTTGGCGCCCGAATAGTCGACGTAGTGCACCGCCGGCATCCCGTTGTACTGGGTGTTCATCTTCTGCGCGGCGGGCGGTGGGGGCGCTTTGGGGAACGCCAGGATCATGTCCGCAAAGATCTTCAGGCCCCCCTGGCAGATGGCGTCGGGCCGCGGCGGCTGCGGATTCCACGCGTGCACGACGACCGGATCGGCGAGCTGATACCCGGTCGCGCAATTCGGGTCGCAGATCTTGAAAACGGCGGTGCCGGTCCCGTCGGCGCCGTCCGGGCCCCATGAGGTCCATGACATGTCTTGCAGCGCAACGGCTACGCTGGCGCACCCCAAAATGTTCAGCTTCTTCGGCCGCTCTACCGGCGGGATCGACGGGTTGTAGCAGCCCGGAATGGCGAAGCTGGTCGGCGGCGGCGGGCGGGTAGCGGCCGGGGCCGGAGCGCTTTCGCGGTCCCGCGCCAGCTTCACCCCGACGAAGGCGAGCGCACCGATCAGCAAAACAGCCAGCACGACGCCGACCACGGGCAGGTGTCCCCGGGGAAACCGCAACCGGCTCGATGACGAGACGTTGCCGCTCACGTTCACAAGGTTATGGCAGAAACGTCACACCCGGGTGGCGACGGCCGCCGGAATCGTCGCACTGTAAATTTGGTCAACGCAACCAACATATCGAGGCGCAACCAACATATCGAGGATTGTGAGTCGCCGATGAATGACCACGCACTGGCCGCGCGGTTGGCCACCGAGGCCGGCCGGTTGCTGCTCGGAGTCCGGCAGGAATTCGCCGATGCCGACGTGAGCGAGCGGAAAGCCGCGGGTGACAAGCGATCCCACGACTTTCTGATGGACGTGCTCGCCAACGAGCGGCCCGGCGACGCGGTGCTGTCCGAGGAAGGCGCCGACGACCCGGCGCGGTTGCGCTCCGAGCGGGTATGGATCGTCGATCCGCTCGACGGGACCCGCGAGTTCTCCGAGCTGGGGCGCGACGACTGGGCGGTACACGTCGCGCTCTGGCAGGCCGGCGAGCTGGCCGCCGGTGCGGTGGCGCTGCCGGCGCAGGGCGTCACGTTGGCGACGCCCCGCGTCGATGCGCCCCCGGCCGCCCCGGCCAAGGTGCGCATCGTCGTCTCGCGCACCCGGCCGCCCGCCATCGCGCTGGCCGTCCGCGACGCCCTGGGCGGCGTCCTGGTGGAAATGGGTTCTGCCGGAGCCAAAGTGGCGTCCATCGTTCAGGGATCGTCCGACGTGTACGTGCACGCCGGCGGCCAATTCGAATGGGACTCCGCCGCCCCGGTCGCGGTGGCCCGAGCCGCCGGTTTGCATACCTCCCGCATCGACGGGTCCGCGCTGGCCTACAACCGGCCGGACCCCAAGCTGCCGGATCTGGTGGTCTGCCGTCCCGAGCTTGCCGAGGCGGTGCTCGCGGCCACTCGCTGACCGCGGATCGGCTCGGTCACCTTCGCGGGCGGCGCCGGCGTCCCCCGGCGTCGTCTGCCCATTCCTTCTCGATCCGTCCGATCTCGAGCGAGAGCAGCATGAGAGTCGGGTTGTCACAATGGACTTCATGGGCGGTGCGGAATTTCGCCGCTTCGCCGGCGCTCGGCAGGTACGGCCGCAAGCCCTCGAACCACTCGTCGCCGACGACGTTGGGCGGCTCGCCATCGCGGGGTCCGCAGGCCCACTGCCGGTAGGCGTCCCGCGCCTCGGCCAGGCCGCTCCGCCACCGTTGGACCGCGTCGCGGCGTTGCGAATGCAGCTGCATCTTCAGCTGGTGCTTATTGTTGTTGCTTTCCAGCATCCCCGGGAGCAGGGTATCGGCGGCCGACCGCGCAACGCCGGCGATGCCCACGGCCGACGCACCCACGACCGTACCCATGAGGCCCATCATCACCATGTCCATGCGCTGATCGTTGCATCCGGGGGCGCCTGACAACAACGAAACGACGCGTTCAGCGCGGCGCGGTGGGGCCCGTGGCCGACGGCACCGAGACCCGTTGCGCAGGGCCAAGGTCGGCCTCCCGCGCCCGGTCAGCACCC
It includes:
- a CDS encoding thiolase family protein codes for the protein MATPVIVGAVRTAIGRSFKGTLVNTPPEALITTVLPEVVRRSGVDPSAIDDIIFAESHYGGGDLARYAAAATGMEDIPGQSVNRHCAGSLTAIGNAAAQIGSGMERVLIAGGVQSLSMTPLMNQRIPGPELQFEERWLPPTHVEAPDAPTRDMSITVGWNTAQAAGITREEMDAWAARSHQRAIAAIDAGKFLDEIVPLKITRPDGTVTEFSVDEHPRRDTIVEKLAALKALHPEIEGFSITAGNSSGTNDAAAAVALVDRGYADAEKLDVLATVKAWAAVGVAPRDTGLGAVKVIGKVLQRAGLSVDDVALWEINEAFASVPIAACRKYGIDEDKVNFFGSGCSLGHPIAASGARMVTTLTYELARRGGGIGVAAMCAGGGQGGAVVIEV
- a CDS encoding 3'(2'),5'-bisphosphate nucleotidase CysQ gives rise to the protein MNDHALAARLATEAGRLLLGVRQEFADADVSERKAAGDKRSHDFLMDVLANERPGDAVLSEEGADDPARLRSERVWIVDPLDGTREFSELGRDDWAVHVALWQAGELAAGAVALPAQGVTLATPRVDAPPAAPAKVRIVVSRTRPPAIALAVRDALGGVLVEMGSAGAKVASIVQGSSDVYVHAGGQFEWDSAAPVAVARAAGLHTSRIDGSALAYNRPDPKLPDLVVCRPELAEAVLAATR